The Gemmatimonadota bacterium genome has a segment encoding these proteins:
- a CDS encoding peptidase — translation MRPISIPPCLRRLAIAAMALVPPLNAQGRITTPREALGHDFGDDYFLANYRQISDYWARLDRESDRMVVREIGKTAEGRPHLMAIVTSPENHRRIDHYRSIAQRLAKAEGLTDDEARALARDGKAVVWIDGGLHASETLGAQQLGEMVYQMVSRDDEETRRLLDDVIILFVHANPDGNDLVADWYMRRSEPTQRTLAGIPRLYQKYIGHDNNRDFFASTQAETENINRVLYHEWFPQVLYNHHQSGPAGTVVWSPPLRDPYNYNLDPIMVLGFQSLGAAMHTRLAVEGKPGATMRSGGPYDGWWNGGIRNTAAFHNTIALLTEMIGSPTPMRIPFVAQRQLPGADLAYPIPPGPWHLRQSVDYSVSLNRAVLDYASRMRENLLFGIYRMGRNSIERGGRDTWTTNPKRLATAAQRLSGGGTQGEAAAWAELRRPELRDPRGYIIPANQPDFPTATKFINALRETGIAILRARSNFAVQGKEYPAGTFVVKTAQAFRPHVIDMFEAQVHPDVFPVPGGPPTPPYDNAGWTLAMQMGVQYDRMLEDFTGPFETVDAWNLPMPATTVVGDANATGYLLDRRVNNTAIAVNRLLAAGERVSQLTSAVTTGGVTWPAGTIHVRARKSTRGMLERVAREHGVPVTGTRARVASPMVPLRVPRIGLWDQYGGSMPSGWTRWILEQFEFPFARIFAQQLNAGPLGASFDALVFVDGAIPSGPPRQADVPIPDLPAEYRTHTGRVSVDTTLPRVREFVEGGGTVVAIGESAVNLAAFLKLPIEDHLAENGKPLPRTSFYSPGSLHRVRVDTTHAAAAGMPGMVDVFFDDSPVFKLSADAAARGVTPIAWFDTATPLRSGWAWGERYLQGGVAAVEARVGKGRVLLFGPQILWRAQPHGTFKFLFNALLVGAQRS, via the coding sequence ATGCGACCGATTTCCATCCCGCCCTGCCTGCGCCGCCTCGCGATCGCCGCGATGGCCCTCGTCCCCCCCCTCAATGCGCAGGGACGCATCACCACGCCACGCGAGGCGCTCGGGCACGACTTCGGCGACGACTACTTCCTCGCGAACTACCGCCAGATCTCCGACTACTGGGCCCGCCTCGATCGCGAATCCGACCGCATGGTGGTGCGCGAGATCGGGAAGACCGCCGAGGGTCGGCCGCACCTGATGGCGATCGTGACGTCGCCGGAGAATCACCGTCGGATCGATCACTATCGGTCGATCGCCCAACGGCTGGCCAAGGCCGAAGGCCTCACCGATGACGAGGCCCGCGCCCTCGCCCGGGACGGGAAGGCCGTCGTCTGGATCGACGGTGGCCTCCACGCCTCCGAGACCCTCGGCGCCCAACAACTCGGCGAGATGGTCTACCAGATGGTGAGCCGCGACGACGAAGAAACGCGCCGCCTGCTCGACGACGTGATCATCCTGTTTGTTCATGCCAATCCCGACGGCAACGACCTCGTCGCCGATTGGTACATGCGTCGCAGCGAACCGACCCAGCGGACCCTCGCCGGTATTCCGCGCCTCTACCAGAAGTACATCGGCCACGACAACAATCGCGACTTCTTCGCATCGACCCAGGCCGAAACCGAGAACATCAACCGGGTGCTGTACCACGAGTGGTTCCCGCAGGTGCTGTACAACCACCACCAGTCCGGACCTGCCGGCACCGTGGTCTGGTCGCCGCCACTGCGCGACCCGTACAACTACAACCTCGACCCGATCATGGTGCTGGGCTTCCAGTCGTTAGGCGCTGCGATGCACACGCGCCTGGCGGTGGAGGGAAAACCGGGAGCCACGATGCGCTCCGGCGGACCGTACGACGGTTGGTGGAATGGCGGGATCCGCAACACGGCGGCCTTTCACAACACCATCGCGCTGCTCACCGAGATGATCGGGAGCCCGACGCCGATGCGCATCCCGTTTGTGGCGCAGCGCCAGCTCCCTGGCGCCGACCTCGCGTATCCGATTCCACCGGGGCCGTGGCACCTGCGCCAGTCGGTGGATTACTCGGTCTCGCTGAATCGCGCCGTGCTGGACTACGCCTCGCGCATGCGCGAGAACCTGCTCTTCGGCATCTACCGGATGGGGCGCAACTCAATCGAACGTGGGGGTCGCGACACCTGGACGACCAACCCCAAGCGTCTCGCGACGGCCGCCCAGCGACTGAGTGGAGGTGGAACGCAGGGCGAGGCAGCGGCGTGGGCCGAGCTGCGACGTCCCGAGCTGCGTGATCCGCGGGGGTACATCATCCCCGCGAACCAACCCGACTTCCCCACGGCGACAAAGTTCATCAACGCCCTGCGCGAGACCGGCATCGCGATCCTCCGCGCACGCAGCAACTTTGCCGTGCAGGGCAAGGAGTATCCGGCGGGCACCTTCGTCGTGAAGACCGCGCAAGCGTTTCGCCCGCACGTCATCGACATGTTCGAGGCGCAGGTCCACCCCGACGTCTTCCCGGTACCCGGGGGGCCGCCGACGCCACCGTACGACAATGCGGGATGGACGCTCGCGATGCAGATGGGGGTGCAGTACGATCGCATGCTCGAGGACTTCACCGGACCGTTCGAGACGGTGGATGCCTGGAACCTCCCGATGCCCGCGACCACGGTCGTGGGCGACGCGAACGCCACTGGCTACCTGCTGGATCGTCGTGTGAACAACACAGCCATTGCCGTGAACCGCCTGTTGGCCGCAGGTGAGAGAGTGTCCCAGCTCACCAGTGCCGTGACGACGGGTGGGGTCACATGGCCCGCGGGCACGATCCATGTGCGCGCGCGCAAGTCCACACGTGGGATGCTGGAACGCGTCGCCCGCGAGCATGGGGTTCCGGTGACGGGCACGCGGGCACGCGTGGCTTCGCCGATGGTGCCGCTCCGCGTACCGCGCATCGGCCTCTGGGACCAGTACGGTGGCTCGATGCCCTCGGGATGGACGCGTTGGATCCTCGAGCAGTTCGAGTTCCCGTTCGCGCGCATCTTTGCCCAGCAGCTCAATGCTGGCCCCCTTGGCGCCTCCTTCGACGCCCTCGTATTTGTCGACGGTGCCATTCCGTCAGGTCCCCCGCGCCAGGCCGACGTGCCGATCCCTGACCTCCCCGCGGAGTACCGCACGCACACGGGACGCGTCAGCGTGGATACGACCCTCCCCCGCGTCCGCGAGTTTGTTGAAGGGGGTGGCACGGTCGTGGCCATCGGTGAGTCCGCGGTGAATCTGGCCGCCTTCTTGAAGTTGCCGATCGAGGATCACCTGGCCGAGAACGGCAAGCCCCTGCCCCGCACCTCGTTCTACTCGCCAGGCTCGTTACATCGCGTGCGGGTGGATACGACGCACGCTGCCGCCGCGGGAATGCCGGGCATGGTCGATGTCTTCTTCGACGACAGCCCGGTCTTCAAACTCAGCGCGGACGCGGCCGCCCGCGGAGTCACACCGATCGCCTGGTTTGACACCGCGACGCCGCTCCGGTCGGGATGGGCCTGGGGTGAACGGTACCTCCAGGGCGGTGTGGCTGCGGTCGAGGCGCGGGTGGGGAAAGGGCGCGTCCTCTTGTTTGGTCCCCAGATCCTGTGGCGAGCGCAGCCGCACGGCACCTTCAAGTTCCTCTTCAACGCGCTGCTGGTCGGAGCACAACGCAGCTAG
- a CDS encoding TlpA family protein disulfide reductase produces MTTHPPLWRRFLSIGNLVTLLLVAWAAPRLLPHLGALVGAESGGRRLPTWSAQTLAGTMIGSDSLRGQVVLVNVWATWCLPCRAEMPLLEAMHQRHRARGFAMVGLSVDRGPETEVRAFLAEREITYPVAIVPDAFLNVFGGVRGYPTSFLIDRAGVIRHAVIGPLAPATLELAVRRLLDAS; encoded by the coding sequence GTGACGACTCACCCACCGCTTTGGCGGCGCTTCCTTTCGATCGGGAACCTGGTCACCCTCCTCCTGGTGGCCTGGGCTGCCCCGCGCCTGCTCCCCCACCTCGGTGCCCTGGTAGGGGCCGAGTCGGGCGGTCGGCGGCTTCCGACCTGGTCCGCGCAGACACTCGCCGGCACCATGATTGGCAGCGACTCGCTCCGCGGCCAGGTCGTGCTCGTGAATGTCTGGGCGACCTGGTGCTTGCCGTGTCGGGCCGAGATGCCCCTGCTGGAAGCCATGCACCAGCGACACCGCGCGAGGGGGTTCGCCATGGTGGGCCTCTCCGTCGACCGCGGCCCCGAGACCGAGGTGCGAGCCTTCCTCGCCGAGCGGGAAATCACCTACCCCGTGGCCATCGTGCCGGATGCGTTTCTCAACGTGTTCGGCGGTGTCCGCGGATACCCGACCTCCTTCCTCATTGACCGCGCGGGCGTCATCAGGCACGCCGTGATTGGTCCGCTGGCGCCAGCCACGCTGGAGCTCGCGGTGCGACGTCTCCTGGACGCCTCGTAG
- a CDS encoding MBL fold metallo-hydrolase: MRLAVLLAVSAAVRLGAQTNYDTVQVRPVELSKGLHVLFGAGGNIGVSVGEDAVFIIDDQFAPLTPKIVAAIRTLSDKPVKFVVNTHWHFDHTGGNENFGKSGAMIVAHDNVRKRMSTEQFMAAMNRREPASPKAALPVVTFNDGVTFHINGDSMVVTHVPPAHTDGDAIIHFVKANAIHMGDAFNNTGLPFIDLSSGGSVHGVIGAADKAYALSNAQTKIIPGHGQVTDRNRLKAWRDAVYAARERIQQEVRAGKTIEQVLALKVTAAYEKDWPGGHERFVRAVFEELSRR; this comes from the coding sequence ATGCGTCTTGCCGTCCTCCTTGCCGTTTCCGCCGCCGTGCGCCTCGGGGCGCAGACCAATTACGACACCGTCCAGGTCCGGCCCGTTGAGCTGTCGAAGGGGCTTCACGTCCTCTTTGGCGCTGGCGGCAACATCGGTGTCTCCGTGGGTGAGGATGCCGTGTTCATCATCGACGACCAGTTTGCGCCCCTGACCCCGAAGATCGTGGCCGCGATCCGCACGTTGTCCGACAAGCCGGTAAAGTTCGTAGTGAACACCCACTGGCACTTTGACCACACGGGCGGCAACGAGAACTTCGGCAAGTCCGGCGCGATGATTGTGGCGCACGACAACGTCCGCAAACGCATGTCCACCGAGCAGTTTATGGCGGCGATGAACCGCCGCGAGCCCGCCTCGCCGAAGGCGGCGCTCCCCGTGGTCACGTTCAACGATGGCGTGACCTTTCACATCAATGGCGACTCGATGGTGGTGACGCATGTGCCACCGGCCCACACGGACGGTGACGCGATCATCCACTTCGTGAAGGCGAACGCTATTCATATGGGGGACGCGTTCAACAATACGGGACTGCCGTTCATCGACCTTTCGAGTGGTGGGTCCGTGCACGGCGTGATTGGCGCCGCGGACAAGGCGTATGCGTTGAGCAATGCCCAGACGAAGATCATTCCCGGGCACGGGCAGGTGACCGATCGTAACCGCCTCAAGGCCTGGCGCGACGCCGTGTATGCCGCGCGCGAGCGCATTCAGCAGGAGGTGCGTGCCGGCAAGACCATCGAGCAGGTGCTCGCGCTCAAGGTGACGGCGGCGTACGAGAAGGACTGGCCGGGTGGACACGAGCGATTCGTGCGCGCCGTGTTCGAGGAGTTGAGCCGGCGCTAA
- a CDS encoding glycosyltransferase family 4 protein, translating to MAGEYPHLDALVVAMNDVGRQHAYPPAVRFEVTENDLTSYQRAADFLNVSTVDVVSLQHEYGIFGGRAGQMVLSLLADLRMPVVTTLHTILATPDVAQRRVMDEIIRYSERLVVMSQHGAALLEEVHGVPAASIDVIPHGIPEFMLASGDKDRLGVAGKTVILTFGLLSPDKGIEYVIDALPAILAVHPDTVYLVLGATHPHVREHHGESYRLMLEARAQALGVDGSIIFHDRFVSREELGEFLSAADVYVTPYLNLEQSTSGTLAYAVGAGKAVISTEYRYATELLADGRGVLVPRRDPAAIATAVLALRGSLDQGSAMRQRAATYGRAMAWGTVAQSHVASLERAVHSHAQRRRTAFRARTLAERAPGLPELNLDHLHTLTDDTGVLQHAQGVVPRYADGYCLDDNARALLLMARLDEAGSGDRRQVRALTTRYLAFVAHAFDPTSGRFRNFMDYARTWVPGVGSEDSHGRAIWALGAMASGASDPGCRGLAGELFHASLPVLEGFTSPRAWAYALLGVGGYLRAFEGDRAVHRLRGQLAERLRALHAAVSTPEWPWYEDRLTYANARLPQALLVAGAAMGDAALVEVGRSTLTWLARVQRNDAGDFAPIGSDGFFVRGGVAARFDQQPIEACGMVAACLDAYRIDGTSDWLRIARVAFAWFLGRNPLHLPLHDASSGGCRDGVHVDRLNQNQGAESTISFLLALQDMEAAERADQAHAPLLPHP from the coding sequence ATGGCCGGCGAATATCCGCACTTGGACGCGCTCGTCGTCGCAATGAACGACGTCGGCCGACAGCATGCATACCCGCCAGCCGTGCGCTTTGAGGTCACCGAGAACGACCTGACGTCATACCAACGCGCGGCCGACTTCCTGAACGTCTCGACGGTCGACGTGGTCAGCCTGCAGCACGAATACGGGATCTTTGGCGGGCGCGCCGGGCAGATGGTGCTGTCCCTGCTGGCGGACCTGCGCATGCCGGTGGTGACCACCCTGCACACGATCCTTGCCACGCCGGATGTGGCGCAACGACGCGTGATGGATGAGATCATCCGGTACTCGGAGCGCCTGGTCGTGATGAGCCAGCATGGCGCCGCGTTGCTCGAGGAGGTGCACGGGGTTCCCGCGGCGTCGATTGACGTGATCCCGCACGGCATTCCGGAGTTCATGCTGGCGAGTGGCGACAAGGATCGACTTGGTGTTGCCGGCAAGACCGTCATCCTCACCTTCGGATTGCTGTCACCGGATAAGGGGATCGAATACGTCATCGACGCCCTGCCGGCGATCCTGGCCGTGCATCCGGACACCGTGTACCTCGTCCTCGGCGCCACGCATCCCCACGTGCGGGAGCACCACGGGGAGTCGTACCGCCTCATGCTGGAGGCCCGCGCGCAGGCGTTGGGGGTGGACGGGAGCATCATCTTCCATGACCGGTTTGTCAGTCGGGAGGAGCTGGGGGAGTTTCTGTCGGCTGCGGATGTTTATGTAACGCCGTACCTCAACCTCGAACAGAGCACCTCAGGCACGCTGGCCTATGCGGTCGGGGCGGGCAAGGCGGTCATTTCCACGGAATATCGGTACGCGACGGAGCTGCTCGCCGACGGACGCGGCGTCCTGGTGCCGCGGCGCGATCCGGCAGCGATCGCGACGGCCGTCCTGGCCTTGCGCGGATCGCTGGACCAGGGGAGTGCGATGCGCCAACGTGCGGCCACGTACGGGCGCGCGATGGCGTGGGGGACCGTGGCGCAATCGCACGTGGCGTCGCTCGAACGCGCCGTGCATAGCCATGCCCAGCGACGGCGGACAGCGTTTCGTGCGCGCACGTTGGCCGAGCGTGCGCCGGGACTCCCCGAACTCAACCTCGATCACCTGCACACGCTCACGGATGACACGGGGGTGCTGCAGCATGCGCAGGGGGTCGTTCCGCGATACGCCGATGGCTACTGTCTTGACGACAACGCCCGCGCCCTGCTCCTCATGGCGCGCCTCGATGAGGCGGGCAGTGGCGATCGGCGCCAGGTCCGCGCGCTGACGACACGCTACCTCGCGTTTGTCGCCCACGCCTTCGACCCGACGTCCGGGCGGTTTCGCAACTTCATGGACTATGCGCGCACCTGGGTCCCGGGGGTTGGCTCCGAGGATAGCCATGGTCGGGCGATCTGGGCGCTGGGCGCCATGGCCAGCGGGGCCAGCGATCCCGGGTGCCGCGGTCTCGCCGGCGAGTTGTTCCATGCCTCCCTCCCGGTGCTCGAGGGGTTCACCAGTCCTCGCGCCTGGGCCTACGCCCTGTTGGGCGTGGGGGGATACCTACGAGCCTTCGAGGGGGACCGGGCCGTGCACCGGCTGCGGGGGCAGCTCGCCGAACGGTTGCGCGCCCTGCATGCGGCGGTCAGCACCCCCGAGTGGCCCTGGTACGAAGATCGCCTGACCTACGCCAACGCGCGGTTGCCGCAGGCGCTCCTGGTCGCGGGCGCGGCGATGGGCGATGCCGCCCTCGTCGAGGTGGGCCGCAGTACCCTCACATGGCTGGCGAGGGTCCAACGCAATGATGCGGGCGACTTTGCACCGATCGGCTCCGATGGGTTCTTCGTGCGCGGCGGGGTCGCCGCGCGTTTTGACCAGCAACCGATCGAGGCCTGTGGCATGGTGGCCGCGTGCCTGGACGCGTACCGCATTGACGGGACCTCCGACTGGCTGCGCATCGCACGGGTCGCCTTTGCGTGGTTCCTCGGCCGCAATCCGCTCCACCTGCCGTTGCATGATGCCAGTAGTGGGGGCTGTCGCGACGGCGTGCATGTCGACCGCCTGAACCAGAATCAGGGCGCGGAGTCGACCATCTCCTTCCTGCTCGCCCTGCAAGACATGGAAGCGGCCGAACGCGCCGATCAGGCCCATGCACCCCTCCTTCCCCATCCATGA
- a CDS encoding glycosidase — protein MTARHYEVLFERYLLNPILTAAQWPYPVHSVFNAGATRLADGTTLLLCRVEDRRGHSHLCAARSQNGVDGWVIDPRPTFEPDPARFPEEVWGVEDPRITYMEDLKKYAIAYTAFSRGGPGVALALTEDFITFERCGLVMQPDDKDAALLPRRIGGNYALLHRPAHDSGSHVWISYSPDLRNWGGHRLVLQARRGAWWDANKVGLSPPLLETPQGWLMLYHGVRRTASGSLYRLGLALLDLEHPEVVLRRGALWVFGPEEPYERAGDVGNVTFPCGYTIGPDGDTMFLYYGAADTCIAVATGSVARCLRWLEEHGQPGDGTND, from the coding sequence ATGACCGCGCGTCACTACGAAGTCCTGTTCGAGCGCTACCTGCTCAACCCCATCCTGACCGCCGCCCAGTGGCCATACCCGGTCCATTCCGTCTTCAACGCGGGGGCGACGCGCCTGGCTGATGGCACCACGTTGTTGCTTTGTCGCGTCGAGGATCGGCGCGGGCACTCCCACCTCTGTGCGGCGCGCTCGCAGAACGGGGTGGACGGCTGGGTCATCGATCCCCGCCCCACGTTCGAACCTGATCCGGCGCGATTCCCCGAGGAAGTGTGGGGGGTGGAGGATCCGCGCATCACGTACATGGAAGACCTGAAGAAGTATGCGATCGCCTACACCGCCTTCAGTCGAGGCGGTCCGGGGGTGGCGTTGGCCCTCACCGAGGACTTCATCACCTTTGAGCGCTGCGGTCTTGTGATGCAACCTGATGACAAGGACGCTGCGTTGTTACCCCGGCGCATCGGTGGCAACTATGCGCTTCTGCACCGGCCGGCGCATGACTCCGGTTCGCACGTGTGGATCTCCTATTCGCCCGACCTGCGCAACTGGGGCGGCCATCGGCTGGTATTGCAGGCGCGCCGCGGGGCTTGGTGGGACGCCAACAAGGTCGGCTTGTCGCCGCCACTGCTGGAGACGCCACAGGGGTGGCTGATGTTGTACCATGGCGTGCGCCGGACGGCTTCAGGAAGTTTGTATCGCCTCGGGTTGGCCTTGCTCGACCTCGAGCATCCCGAGGTGGTGCTGCGGCGGGGCGCGCTGTGGGTCTTTGGTCCCGAGGAGCCGTATGAACGCGCTGGTGACGTGGGCAACGTCACCTTCCCGTGCGGATACACGATCGGCCCGGACGGCGACACCATGTTCCTCTACTACGGCGCCGCGGACACATGCATTGCCGTGGCGACCGGGAGTGTCGCGCGCTGCCTGCGGTGGCTGGAGGAACACGGGCAGCCCGGGGACGGAACCAACGACTGA
- a CDS encoding ABC transporter ATP-binding protein, whose protein sequence is MDLLLGYLRRNSGLVAVALTLAAINQVFALLDPLIFRYLVDRYAMRHAELPADVFYRGVGQLLAALVGVALVSRIAKNFQDYCVNIITQRVGTRLYTDGIRHALALPFVAFEDQRSGETLGRLLRARADVEKFVASLVNVAFMTLVGIVFVTAYAWTIHWAVAPAFLIAVPLLGLLSLVLSRRIKPIQKEIVRETTALAGSTTESLRNIELVKSLGLVEQEVDRLNATTRAILRLELKKIRYLRSLSFVQGTSVNLVRTGILLLMLVLVYRGEVTVGEFLSLFMQSLFILSPLQEMGNVINTWRETEASMANVQALFAIPVDPVPSDPVAVDTLDELRFDAVTFAHKTAVAPALMDISFVVRRGETIAFVGPSGSGKTTLVKLLVGLYTPAAGHIRYNGTPHDRIDFGRFRERIGLVTQDTQLFSGTIRDNLRFVKPGATDAECLAVLRRAAAQGLLDRADRGLDTTIGEGGVKVSGGEKQRLSIARALLRRPHLLVFDEATSALDSLTEDEVTQTVRAISAAQDAVTVLIAHRLSTVMHADRIHVLERGRIVEVGTHGELVERGGLYAAMWRQQVGERRAEVPR, encoded by the coding sequence ATGGATCTCCTGCTCGGCTACTTGCGACGCAACTCCGGCCTCGTCGCCGTGGCCCTCACCCTGGCCGCGATCAACCAAGTCTTCGCGCTCCTGGACCCGCTGATCTTCCGGTACCTCGTCGACCGGTATGCCATGCGGCACGCCGAGCTTCCCGCCGACGTGTTCTACCGTGGTGTGGGGCAACTGCTCGCTGCCCTGGTCGGCGTCGCGCTCGTGTCCCGCATCGCCAAGAACTTCCAGGACTACTGCGTGAACATCATCACGCAGCGCGTCGGCACGCGCCTCTATACGGACGGCATTCGCCACGCACTCGCCCTGCCGTTCGTGGCGTTCGAGGACCAGCGCTCCGGGGAGACCCTCGGCCGCCTGCTGCGCGCGCGCGCGGACGTGGAGAAGTTCGTCGCCTCGCTGGTCAACGTCGCGTTCATGACCTTGGTCGGGATCGTCTTTGTCACCGCCTATGCGTGGACGATCCACTGGGCCGTGGCGCCAGCGTTCCTCATTGCCGTGCCCCTGCTCGGCCTCCTCAGCCTGGTGCTCAGCCGGCGGATCAAGCCCATCCAGAAGGAGATCGTGCGCGAGACCACCGCGCTCGCCGGGAGCACCACCGAGTCGTTGCGCAACATCGAGTTGGTCAAGAGCCTGGGGCTGGTGGAACAGGAGGTCGACCGCCTGAATGCCACGACCCGCGCCATCCTCCGGCTGGAACTCAAGAAGATCCGCTACCTCCGTTCGCTCTCCTTCGTGCAGGGCACGTCGGTCAACTTGGTGCGGACGGGCATCCTCCTCCTCATGCTCGTCCTCGTCTATCGCGGCGAGGTGACCGTCGGGGAGTTCCTGTCGCTGTTCATGCAATCGTTGTTCATCCTGTCGCCGCTGCAGGAAATGGGGAACGTGATCAACACCTGGCGCGAAACCGAGGCGTCGATGGCCAACGTGCAGGCATTGTTCGCGATCCCGGTGGATCCCGTGCCATCCGATCCCGTCGCGGTGGACACGCTCGACGAACTGCGCTTCGACGCGGTCACCTTCGCGCACAAGACGGCCGTCGCCCCTGCGTTGATGGACATCTCCTTCGTCGTGCGGCGCGGGGAGACCATCGCCTTCGTCGGCCCCTCCGGCTCGGGCAAGACCACCCTGGTCAAGCTGTTGGTCGGACTCTACACTCCCGCTGCAGGCCACATCCGGTACAACGGCACGCCGCATGACCGCATCGATTTCGGCCGATTTCGCGAGCGGATCGGCCTGGTCACCCAGGACACGCAGCTCTTTTCGGGGACCATTCGCGACAACCTGCGCTTCGTGAAGCCGGGCGCCACCGACGCCGAGTGCCTTGCGGTGCTGCGCCGGGCCGCCGCGCAGGGGTTGCTCGACCGCGCGGATCGCGGCCTCGATACGACCATCGGCGAAGGCGGGGTCAAGGTGTCTGGCGGGGAGAAGCAGCGCCTCTCGATCGCCCGGGCGCTCTTGCGCCGGCCGCACCTGCTCGTGTTCGACGAGGCGACGTCGGCCCTCGACTCACTCACCGAGGACGAGGTGACGCAGACGGTCCGCGCCATCAGTGCCGCGCAGGATGCGGTGACGGTCCTGATTGCCCACCGCCTTTCGACCGTCATGCATGCGGACCGCATCCACGTGCTGGAGCGCGGCCGGATCGTTGAGGTGGGAACGCACGGCGAGTTGGTCGAACGCGGGGGCCTGTATGCCGCCATGTGGCGGCAGCAGGTGGGCGAACGACGTGCCGAGGTGCCGCGGTAG
- a CDS encoding OmpA family protein, with the protein MSQRNVVNAACRPVWACLLLLGSLAGCSSAPAPAPPPAPAPAPTDAALADAVQRMAVDLASQLGAGAARSVVVDPMIDKTTGQQTELSQRVQGALVPALTTSLKDATLLPLDASNEAKARFVLTGTVSLAAAPDGYLVNIALTDRPSGLVVAQSAGRFKGAGGSVAPTRFYNDSPSLVRDRSVDGYVRTSETRKGDAADALYVSQLPTAAILADALDAYNAGRWEVALAAYNTAAARADGQQLRTFNGIYLANVRLGKLADAETAFGRIAALGLATNNLSVKLLFRPNSATEFWPGRDLAGMYPMWLRQIARAMQANGACLDVVGHTSKSGTEAVNERLSRARAETVRRLLVAERAALASRLQAAGMGFRETIIGTGSDDAADALDRRVEFKVATCPG; encoded by the coding sequence ATGTCGCAGCGGAACGTCGTAAACGCCGCCTGTCGTCCCGTGTGGGCGTGCCTGCTCCTGCTGGGCTCCCTGGCCGGCTGTTCGTCGGCGCCAGCGCCCGCACCTCCTCCGGCCCCGGCCCCTGCCCCCACCGACGCCGCGCTCGCGGATGCCGTGCAGCGGATGGCCGTCGACCTCGCATCCCAACTCGGCGCAGGCGCTGCACGAAGCGTGGTGGTCGATCCCATGATCGACAAGACCACCGGCCAGCAGACCGAACTGTCGCAACGCGTGCAGGGAGCCTTGGTACCCGCCCTCACGACGTCGCTCAAAGACGCGACGCTCCTCCCCCTCGACGCCAGCAACGAGGCGAAGGCACGATTCGTCCTGACGGGCACGGTGTCGCTCGCTGCAGCCCCCGATGGGTACCTCGTCAACATCGCCCTGACGGACCGGCCCAGCGGGCTGGTGGTGGCGCAGTCGGCCGGACGCTTCAAGGGCGCCGGCGGCTCCGTTGCCCCAACGCGCTTCTACAACGACTCGCCGTCCCTCGTACGCGACCGCTCCGTTGACGGATACGTGCGCACCTCGGAAACGCGGAAGGGCGACGCCGCCGACGCGCTGTATGTCTCCCAGTTGCCCACGGCGGCGATCCTCGCCGATGCGCTCGACGCCTACAATGCCGGCCGCTGGGAGGTGGCGCTCGCCGCCTACAACACCGCAGCAGCGCGCGCCGACGGCCAGCAGCTGCGCACCTTCAACGGCATCTACCTCGCCAATGTCCGGTTGGGCAAGCTCGCCGACGCGGAAACCGCCTTTGGCCGGATTGCCGCCCTGGGCCTGGCGACCAACAACCTCTCCGTGAAGTTGCTCTTCCGACCCAACAGTGCCACGGAGTTCTGGCCCGGTCGTGACCTCGCCGGGATGTACCCGATGTGGCTGCGCCAGATTGCCCGGGCCATGCAGGCGAACGGGGCCTGCCTGGACGTCGTTGGCCACACCAGCAAGAGCGGCACGGAAGCAGTGAATGAACGCCTCTCACGGGCGCGCGCGGAGACCGTGCGACGCCTCCTCGTGGCAGAACGCGCCGCCCTCGCCTCGCGGCTGCAGGCCGCAGGGATGGGTTTCCGCGAAACGATCATCGGCACCGGAAGCGACGATGCCGCCGATGCGCTCGACCGGCGCGTCGAGTTCAAGGTCGCGACCTGCCCAGGCTGA